The DNA region CATTGTCACACCCCATCTACACAATATTTTGCAAAACTCTATCTAAATATTCTAAATCTATATAAACATCTTTTCTTATAGGGGATTCTCCTATATTAATCCCAATTACTTCGTTATCCAATAAAGATTCTAAAACCTTGATTCTCATATCCGATCCCATAAGAATTACCGTATCATATTTTCGTATTTCTCCTACAATGTTAATTAATTGGTCAAATAACTCAAGGCCCGTTTTAGATACTAAAAATTCCCATCTTTCCTTCTCGCTTAATAAAAAAACATAATTTACTCCATATTTTTGGGCTAGATTTTTTACCTCTTGAGCGTTGCCAATAGGAAATCCCACTAAAGCAATGGTTTTCCCTTTTCGCACTTCTCCTAAAGATTCTATTCTAGAGATAAAAGTT from Anaerobranca californiensis DSM 14826 includes:
- a CDS encoding transcriptional regulator translates to MDFYKINDKTISREKIIKYIDKILTMRSLGHSQAEVASLINTDRTFISRIESLGEVRKGKTIALVGFPIGNAQEVKNLAQKYGVNYVFLLSEKERWEFLVSKTGLELFDQLINIVGEIRKYDTVILMGSDMRIKVLESLLDNEVIGINIGESPIRKDVYIDLEYLDRVLQNIV